Proteins encoded by one window of Nomascus leucogenys isolate Asia chromosome 19, Asia_NLE_v1, whole genome shotgun sequence:
- the PREPL gene encoding prolyl endopeptidase-like isoform X1 translates to MQQKTKLFLQALKYSIPHLGKCMQKQHLNHYNFADHYYNRIKLKKYHLTKCLQNKPKISELARNIPSRSFSCKDLQPVKQENEKPLPENMDAFEKVRTRLETQPQEEYEIINVEVKHGGFVYYQEGCCLVRSKDEEADNENYEVLFNLEELKLDQPFIDCIRVAPDEKYVAAKIRTEDSEASTCVIIKLSDQPVMEASFPNVSSFEWVKDEEDEDVLFYTFQRNLRCHDVYRATFGDNKRNERFYTEKDPSYFVFLYLTKDSRFLTINIMNKTTSEVWLIDGLSPWDPPVLIQKRIHGVLYYVEHRDDELYILTNVGEPTEFKLMRTAADTPAIMNWDLFFTMKRNTKVIDLDMFKDHCVLFLKHSNLLYVNVIGLADDSVRSLKLPPWACGFIMDTNSDPKNCPFQLCSPIRPPKYYTYKFAEGKLFEETGHEDPITKTSRVLRLEAKSKDGKLVPMTVFHKTDSEDLQKKPLLVHVYGAYGMDLKMNFRPERRVLVDDGWILAYCHVRGGGELGLQWHADGRLTKKLNGLADLEACIKTLHGQGFSQPSLTTLTAFSAGGVLAGALCNSNPELLRAVTLEAPFLDVLNTMMDTTLPLTLEELEEWGNPSSDEKQKNYIKCYCPYQNIKPQHYPSIHITAYENDERVPLKGIVSYTEKLKEAVAEHAKDTGEGYQAPNIILDIQPGGNHVIEDSHKKITAQIKFLYEELGLDSTSVFEDLKKYLKF, encoded by the exons ATGCAGCAGAAGACCAAATTATTTCTCCAAGCTTTGAAGTATAGTATTCCTCACCTTGGAAAATGCATGCAGAAACAGCATTTGAATCACTATAACTTCGCTGATCATTATTACaatagaataaaattgaaaaaatatcacCTAACCAAGTGTCTTCAGAATAAACCCAAGATATCAGAGTTAGCAAGAAACATCCCAAGTCGGAGCTTCTCATGTAAG GATCTTCAGCCTGTTAAACAAGAAAACGAAAAACCGCTTCCAGAAAACATGGATGCATTCGAAAAAGTGAGAACAAGATTAGAAACACAGCCACAAGAAGAATATGAAATCATCAATGTGGAA GTTAAACATGGTGGTTTTGTTTATTACCAAGAAGGTTGTTGCTTGGTTCGTTCCAAAGATGAAGAAG CAGACAATGAAAATTATGAAGTTTTATTCAATTTGGAGGAACTTAAGTTAGACCAGCCCTTCATTGATTGTATCAGAGTTGCTCCAGATGAAAAATATGTGGCTGCCAAGATAAGAACTGAGGATTCTGAAGCATCTACCTGTGTAATTATAAAGCTCAGCGATCAGCCTGTAATGGAAGCTTCTTTCCCAAATGTGTCCAGTTTTG aatgggTAAAGGATGAGGAAGATGAAGATGTTTTATTCTACACCTTCCAGAGGAACCTTCGTTGTCATGACGTATATCGAGCCACTTTTGGTGATAACAAACGTAATGAACGCTTTTACACGGAAAAAGACCCAAG ctactttgttttcctttatcttaCAAAAGACAGTCGTTTCCTCACCATAAATATTATGAACAAGACTACTTCTGAAGTGTGGTTGATAGATGGCCTGAGCCCTTGGGACCCACCAGTACTTATCCAGAAGCGAATACATGGGGTCCTTTACTATGTTGAACACAGAGATGATGAATTATACATTCTCACTAATGTTGGAGAGCCTACAGAATTTAAG CTAATGAGAACAGCGGCTGATACCCCTGCAATTATGAATtgggatttattttttacaatgaaGAGAAATACAAAAGTGATAGACTTGGACATGTTTAAGGATCACTGTGTTCTATTTCTGAAGCACAGCAATCTCCTTTATGTTAATGTGATTGGTCTGGCTGATGATTCAGTTCGGTCTCTAAAG ctCCCTCCTTGGGCCTGTGGATTCATAATGGATACAAATTCTGACCCAAAGAACTGCCCCTTTCAACTTTGCTCTCCAATACGTCCCCCAAAATATTACACATACAAGTTTGCAGAAGGCAAACTGTTTGAGGAAACTGGGCATGAAGACCCAATCACAAAGACTAGTCGTGTTTTACGTCTAGAAGCCAAAAGCAAG GATGGAAAATTAGTGCCAATGACTGTTTTCCACAAAACTGACTCTGAGGACTTGCAGAAGAAACCTCTCTTGGTACATGTATATGGAGCTTatggaatggatttgaaaatgaatttcagGCCTGAGAGGCGGGTCctggtggatgatggatggatattAGCATACTGCCATGTTCG GGGTGGTGGTGAGTTAGGCCTCCAGTGGCACGCTGATGGCCGCCTAACTAAAAAACTCAATGGCCTTGCTGACTTAGAGGCTTGCATTAAGACGCTTCATGGCCAAGGCTTTTCTCAGCCAAGTCTAACAACCCTCACTGCTTTCAGTGCTGGAGGGGTGCTTGCGGGAGCATTGTGTAATTCTAATCCAGAGCTGCTGAGAGCGGTGACTTTGGAG gCACCTTTCTTGGATGTTCTGAACACCATGATGGACACTACACTTCCTCTGACATTAGAAGAATTAGAAGAATGGGGGAATCCTTCATctgatgaaaaacaaaagaactacATAAAATGTTACTGtccctatcaaaatattaaaCCTCAG cattatCCTTCAATTCACATAACGGCATATGAAAACGATGAACGTGTACCTCTGAAAGGAATTGTAAGCTATACTGAGAAACTCAAGGAAGCCGTCGCAGAGCATGCAAAGGACACAGGTGAAG GCTATCAGGCCCCTAATATTATTCTAGATATTCAGCCTGGAGGCAATCATGTAATTGAGGATTCTCACAAAAAG aTTACAGCCCAAATTAAATTCCTGTATGAGGAACTTGGACTTGACAGCACCAGTGTTTTCGAGGATCTTAAGAAATACCTGAAATTCTGA
- the PREPL gene encoding prolyl endopeptidase-like isoform X2 — protein MDAFEKVRTRLETQPQEEYEIINVEVKHGGFVYYQEGCCLVRSKDEEADNENYEVLFNLEELKLDQPFIDCIRVAPDEKYVAAKIRTEDSEASTCVIIKLSDQPVMEASFPNVSSFEWVKDEEDEDVLFYTFQRNLRCHDVYRATFGDNKRNERFYTEKDPSYFVFLYLTKDSRFLTINIMNKTTSEVWLIDGLSPWDPPVLIQKRIHGVLYYVEHRDDELYILTNVGEPTEFKLMRTAADTPAIMNWDLFFTMKRNTKVIDLDMFKDHCVLFLKHSNLLYVNVIGLADDSVRSLKLPPWACGFIMDTNSDPKNCPFQLCSPIRPPKYYTYKFAEGKLFEETGHEDPITKTSRVLRLEAKSKDGKLVPMTVFHKTDSEDLQKKPLLVHVYGAYGMDLKMNFRPERRVLVDDGWILAYCHVRGGGELGLQWHADGRLTKKLNGLADLEACIKTLHGQGFSQPSLTTLTAFSAGGVLAGALCNSNPELLRAVTLEAPFLDVLNTMMDTTLPLTLEELEEWGNPSSDEKQKNYIKCYCPYQNIKPQHYPSIHITAYENDERVPLKGIVSYTEKLKEAVAEHAKDTGEGYQAPNIILDIQPGGNHVIEDSHKKITAQIKFLYEELGLDSTSVFEDLKKYLKF, from the exons ATGGATGCATTCGAAAAAGTGAGAACAAGATTAGAAACACAGCCACAAGAAGAATATGAAATCATCAATGTGGAA GTTAAACATGGTGGTTTTGTTTATTACCAAGAAGGTTGTTGCTTGGTTCGTTCCAAAGATGAAGAAG CAGACAATGAAAATTATGAAGTTTTATTCAATTTGGAGGAACTTAAGTTAGACCAGCCCTTCATTGATTGTATCAGAGTTGCTCCAGATGAAAAATATGTGGCTGCCAAGATAAGAACTGAGGATTCTGAAGCATCTACCTGTGTAATTATAAAGCTCAGCGATCAGCCTGTAATGGAAGCTTCTTTCCCAAATGTGTCCAGTTTTG aatgggTAAAGGATGAGGAAGATGAAGATGTTTTATTCTACACCTTCCAGAGGAACCTTCGTTGTCATGACGTATATCGAGCCACTTTTGGTGATAACAAACGTAATGAACGCTTTTACACGGAAAAAGACCCAAG ctactttgttttcctttatcttaCAAAAGACAGTCGTTTCCTCACCATAAATATTATGAACAAGACTACTTCTGAAGTGTGGTTGATAGATGGCCTGAGCCCTTGGGACCCACCAGTACTTATCCAGAAGCGAATACATGGGGTCCTTTACTATGTTGAACACAGAGATGATGAATTATACATTCTCACTAATGTTGGAGAGCCTACAGAATTTAAG CTAATGAGAACAGCGGCTGATACCCCTGCAATTATGAATtgggatttattttttacaatgaaGAGAAATACAAAAGTGATAGACTTGGACATGTTTAAGGATCACTGTGTTCTATTTCTGAAGCACAGCAATCTCCTTTATGTTAATGTGATTGGTCTGGCTGATGATTCAGTTCGGTCTCTAAAG ctCCCTCCTTGGGCCTGTGGATTCATAATGGATACAAATTCTGACCCAAAGAACTGCCCCTTTCAACTTTGCTCTCCAATACGTCCCCCAAAATATTACACATACAAGTTTGCAGAAGGCAAACTGTTTGAGGAAACTGGGCATGAAGACCCAATCACAAAGACTAGTCGTGTTTTACGTCTAGAAGCCAAAAGCAAG GATGGAAAATTAGTGCCAATGACTGTTTTCCACAAAACTGACTCTGAGGACTTGCAGAAGAAACCTCTCTTGGTACATGTATATGGAGCTTatggaatggatttgaaaatgaatttcagGCCTGAGAGGCGGGTCctggtggatgatggatggatattAGCATACTGCCATGTTCG GGGTGGTGGTGAGTTAGGCCTCCAGTGGCACGCTGATGGCCGCCTAACTAAAAAACTCAATGGCCTTGCTGACTTAGAGGCTTGCATTAAGACGCTTCATGGCCAAGGCTTTTCTCAGCCAAGTCTAACAACCCTCACTGCTTTCAGTGCTGGAGGGGTGCTTGCGGGAGCATTGTGTAATTCTAATCCAGAGCTGCTGAGAGCGGTGACTTTGGAG gCACCTTTCTTGGATGTTCTGAACACCATGATGGACACTACACTTCCTCTGACATTAGAAGAATTAGAAGAATGGGGGAATCCTTCATctgatgaaaaacaaaagaactacATAAAATGTTACTGtccctatcaaaatattaaaCCTCAG cattatCCTTCAATTCACATAACGGCATATGAAAACGATGAACGTGTACCTCTGAAAGGAATTGTAAGCTATACTGAGAAACTCAAGGAAGCCGTCGCAGAGCATGCAAAGGACACAGGTGAAG GCTATCAGGCCCCTAATATTATTCTAGATATTCAGCCTGGAGGCAATCATGTAATTGAGGATTCTCACAAAAAG aTTACAGCCCAAATTAAATTCCTGTATGAGGAACTTGGACTTGACAGCACCAGTGTTTTCGAGGATCTTAAGAAATACCTGAAATTCTGA